From a region of the Paenibacillus lutimineralis genome:
- a CDS encoding stage VI sporulation protein F has translation MSYQQFGISPQLVERIKLKMKNPATKDRIKNLVDGLTKSDLQDRVKVRRLVKSAAGILNERLTSVQEEQIVSFVVAQKIDPRNTFHLIKLWGMFR, from the coding sequence TTGAGTTACCAACAGTTTGGCATTAGTCCGCAGTTAGTAGAGCGGATAAAGCTTAAAATGAAGAATCCGGCCACGAAGGATCGAATCAAGAATTTGGTGGACGGTTTAACAAAATCCGATTTGCAGGATCGTGTGAAGGTACGCCGGCTTGTCAAGTCAGCAGCAGGGATTCTGAATGAGCGATTGACGAGCGTACAGGAAGAGCAGATTGTCTCATTTGTAGTTGCCCAGAAAATCGATCCACGTAATACATTTCACCTGATTAAGCTGTGGGGAATGTTTCGATAG
- a CDS encoding DAK2 domain-containing protein produces the protein MSKRSINGTDFTAMVLAGAKRLGDHAEHVNSLNVFPVPDGDTGTNMNLTMTAGVAELNNNGSGGLGSRANTLSKGLLMGARGNSGVILSQLFRGFARYSSSYEELNAIQFAAALQSGVDTAYKAVVKPVEGTILTVAKEAAKHAVHQARRTTDIVDLMADVLAKAKEALANTPEQLPVLKQVGVVDSGGQGLVYIYEGFMEQLTGTAKPIDSMPVQPKAGSVSAITAVHPAEHHDATAQAKLDTEDIEFLYDMEFFINRTLGGVPHANFDEDQFRKALSLNGDSIIVIADDEVIKVHVHSKAPGEVLNLALQYGEITQIHILNMREQHRELLSTGLDATPMPELFADIPAEPARSVDPAEVPADELAPYGFIAVASGQGISDIFKSLGVDVVLSGGQTMNPSTEDFVKAIHSISAQHVFVLPNNSNIVLAAQQARDLLEDERSVTVIPSKSIPQGIAAAFAFQEEESAEVNTDSMLNAVSHVKTGQVTYAIRDTMFDDLEIKAGHFIGIENSKIVATEEQLLETSQALLAKMLVGGDEIVTILIGEEATEEITESLVGWLNETYPDVEVETHDGGQPIYYYLFSVES, from the coding sequence TTGAGTAAGCGTTCTATTAACGGAACAGATTTTACCGCCATGGTGCTAGCCGGGGCGAAACGATTGGGAGATCATGCCGAGCATGTCAACTCTCTAAATGTCTTTCCGGTTCCTGATGGAGACACCGGGACGAATATGAATCTAACGATGACGGCTGGAGTGGCCGAGTTGAATAATAACGGATCGGGCGGACTTGGGAGTCGGGCAAATACTTTGTCCAAGGGTTTGCTGATGGGGGCCAGAGGGAACTCCGGCGTTATTTTATCCCAGTTATTCCGCGGATTTGCCCGCTATTCATCCTCTTATGAAGAGCTGAATGCGATTCAGTTTGCCGCTGCTTTGCAGAGCGGGGTTGATACAGCCTATAAGGCCGTAGTGAAACCGGTAGAAGGCACGATTCTTACAGTAGCGAAGGAAGCGGCTAAGCACGCCGTTCACCAGGCTAGACGCACGACCGATATCGTAGATTTGATGGCTGACGTGCTGGCGAAGGCTAAGGAAGCTCTTGCGAATACGCCTGAGCAATTGCCTGTACTGAAGCAGGTCGGAGTTGTTGATTCCGGCGGACAGGGTCTTGTATATATTTACGAAGGCTTTATGGAGCAACTAACGGGCACAGCGAAGCCTATCGATTCGATGCCTGTACAACCTAAGGCAGGATCCGTCTCTGCAATTACAGCCGTTCATCCGGCCGAGCATCATGATGCTACTGCCCAAGCGAAGCTTGATACAGAGGATATTGAATTTCTCTATGATATGGAATTTTTCATAAATCGTACCCTGGGCGGCGTACCGCATGCGAATTTTGATGAGGATCAATTCCGGAAAGCGCTGTCATTAAATGGTGACTCTATTATCGTCATTGCCGATGATGAAGTTATTAAAGTTCATGTGCACTCTAAAGCACCTGGCGAGGTTCTGAATCTCGCTTTGCAATATGGAGAAATTACTCAGATTCATATTCTGAATATGCGTGAACAGCATCGCGAACTACTATCAACCGGACTTGATGCTACTCCGATGCCAGAGCTGTTCGCGGATATTCCTGCTGAACCTGCTCGTTCTGTGGATCCTGCTGAGGTTCCGGCGGACGAATTGGCTCCTTATGGATTTATTGCTGTAGCGTCTGGGCAAGGCATCTCCGATATTTTCAAGAGCCTTGGTGTTGACGTGGTTCTATCTGGTGGACAGACGATGAATCCAAGCACAGAGGATTTCGTTAAGGCAATTCATTCGATTTCTGCACAGCATGTATTCGTGCTGCCGAACAATTCGAATATCGTTCTTGCTGCTCAGCAGGCTCGCGATTTGCTGGAAGATGAGCGTAGCGTAACAGTCATTCCAAGCAAGAGCATTCCGCAAGGAATCGCTGCTGCATTTGCCTTCCAGGAAGAGGAGAGCGCTGAGGTGAATACGGATTCTATGTTGAATGCCGTATCTCATGTCAAGACAGGACAAGTTACTTATGCAATCCGTGATACGATGTTTGATGATCTGGAGATCAAGGCTGGACACTTTATCGGTATAGAGAACTCCAAGATCGTTGCGACAGAAGAACAACTGCTAGAGACAAGCCAAGCTTTACTTGCCAAAATGCTGGTTGGCGGAGATGAGATCGTTACGATCCTGATTGGAGAAGAAGCGACAGAGGAAATTACAGAGTCGTTGGTGGGCTGGCTGAATGAAACTTATCCTGATGTTGAAGTAGAGACTCATGATGGCGGGCAACCGATCTATTATTACTTGTTCTCGGTTGAATCCTGA
- a CDS encoding winged helix-turn-helix transcriptional regulator — translation MSSSNGNNTNYSFLNKYSCSLEATVEVIGGKWKGVILYHLLDGKKRFNELKRLKPNITQRMLTLQLRELEADGLINRKVYREVPPKVEYSLTELGESLRPIILLMMEWATNNMEKVLENRDNDA, via the coding sequence ATGAGCAGTTCAAATGGAAATAATACAAATTATTCATTTTTAAATAAATATTCTTGCTCATTAGAAGCTACCGTCGAGGTAATCGGTGGAAAATGGAAGGGCGTTATTCTTTATCATTTATTAGATGGTAAGAAACGATTTAATGAATTAAAAAGATTAAAACCCAATATCACCCAAAGAATGTTAACACTTCAACTTAGAGAACTTGAAGCAGATGGTCTCATAAATCGGAAGGTTTATCGTGAGGTACCCCCTAAAGTAGAATATTCGTTAACAGAACTTGGCGAGTCACTACGTCCGATTATCCTTTTAATGATGGAATGGGCGACTAATAATATGGAGAAGGTTTTGGAAAACAGAGATAACGATGCGTAA
- the map gene encoding type I methionyl aminopeptidase — translation MIILKSAREIEEMKSAGQIVADCHREVAKLIKPGITTQEINDFVARHIIKLGAKQFTKGYNGFPAETCASVNDVVAHGFPGKKPLQEGDLLKLDIVAEYDGWFGDSCWTYAIGQISPEVERLMKVTKECLDIGISKALPGNRLGDVTSAIQQHAESNGFSVVRDLLAHGVGRSLHEDPNFEHIGVAGKGVRLREGMVFTIEPMINQGTFRITIDEDGWTARTADGKLSAQYEHTLALTQDGPLVLTAH, via the coding sequence ATGATTATTTTAAAGTCAGCAAGAGAGATTGAAGAAATGAAATCGGCGGGCCAAATTGTGGCTGATTGCCATCGCGAGGTTGCGAAGCTGATTAAGCCAGGGATTACGACTCAGGAGATCAATGATTTCGTGGCTAGACATATTATTAAGCTTGGCGCCAAGCAGTTCACAAAAGGATATAACGGCTTCCCCGCAGAAACCTGTGCATCAGTAAATGATGTCGTAGCTCATGGCTTCCCTGGCAAAAAGCCACTACAGGAAGGGGATCTGCTCAAGCTTGATATCGTTGCTGAATACGACGGCTGGTTTGGCGATTCTTGCTGGACTTATGCTATCGGTCAGATTAGCCCTGAGGTGGAGCGGTTGATGAAGGTGACGAAGGAATGCCTCGATATCGGGATAAGCAAGGCCCTGCCTGGAAACCGTCTCGGCGACGTAACATCGGCGATTCAACAGCATGCCGAATCGAACGGCTTCTCGGTTGTACGCGATTTGTTGGCGCACGGGGTTGGGCGCAGCCTGCATGAGGATCCGAACTTTGAGCATATCGGTGTGGCCGGGAAAGGTGTGCGTCTAAGAGAGGGCATGGTATTTACGATCGAGCCGATGATTAATCAAGGTACGTTTCGGATTACGATCGACGAAGATGGATGGACAGCCAGAACGGCTGACGGCAAGCTCTCTGCCCAATACGAGCATACTCTGGCACTGACTCAGGACGGTCCGCTCGTATTGACCGCCCATTAA
- a CDS encoding DegV family protein: protein MSQIVIVADSTGDVPAALVAEYGIHIVPMRLAFGDESYLEGIDITVEEFYDRLAKSKDLPTTSQTSPAQYVEVYQNLMKQYPGSPIVSIHLSSGMSGTYQSAQLAKSMIEEDSTEPVNITAIDSLSASYGFGMMVVHAARLAKQGASVEQICTELGRLGQERRLYFLVDTLEYLQKGGRIGKAAAILGTLLNIKPILSVDHEGIIYSVDKVRGRKKAVSRVIELFKNDFPNHKDLNVAVCDCVNPEGAEEIIQLLSEHFTLHEIVRNSIGSVVGTHVGPGTIAIFVWPA, encoded by the coding sequence ATGAGTCAGATCGTCATTGTAGCAGACAGTACGGGTGATGTTCCTGCAGCGTTGGTTGCGGAATACGGTATTCATATTGTACCGATGCGGCTTGCCTTCGGGGATGAGTCTTACTTGGAAGGAATCGACATCACGGTAGAAGAGTTCTATGACAGGCTGGCGAAGTCTAAGGATTTGCCGACGACTTCGCAGACCTCGCCGGCTCAGTATGTCGAGGTTTATCAGAATCTAATGAAGCAGTACCCTGGTTCTCCTATTGTCTCGATACATCTTTCTTCGGGCATGAGCGGCACGTATCAATCCGCTCAGCTGGCCAAGTCGATGATCGAGGAAGATTCGACGGAGCCGGTAAATATTACCGCGATTGACTCGCTCAGCGCTAGCTATGGCTTTGGCATGATGGTCGTTCATGCGGCAAGATTGGCGAAGCAAGGAGCTTCCGTTGAGCAGATTTGCACGGAGTTAGGGCGTCTCGGACAAGAGCGCAGGCTTTATTTTCTGGTTGATACACTGGAATACTTGCAGAAGGGTGGTCGTATCGGCAAAGCGGCAGCCATTCTTGGCACATTGTTGAATATCAAGCCGATTCTTTCTGTAGACCATGAAGGCATTATCTATTCGGTAGATAAGGTTAGAGGCCGCAAGAAGGCGGTATCCCGTGTTATTGAGCTATTCAAGAATGATTTTCCGAATCACAAGGATTTGAACGTCGCTGTGTGTGATTGTGTGAATCCTGAAGGAGCGGAAGAGATTATTCAATTGTTATCAGAGCATTTTACCCTGCATGAGATCGTCCGTAACAGCATCGGTTCTGTCGTAGGCACTCATGTGGGTCCTGGTACGATAGCCATCTTCGTGTGGCCGGCCTAA
- a CDS encoding TetR/AcrR family transcriptional regulator produces the protein MTPRTKAQNEEIRNRRVAEIIHAAADVYLDKGMLLEIRDVARLAGLGYGTVYHYYKNKIDLMHDLLWQALERSAVTVDRLINESRTASGGRLPYTVEISGVMTVARTKEIEHKLWHALVTDLLKSWAEDHAAYLVFQLGNEDYRQLPEEQALPLIKAYQEHIVIPLSHLIEQGESRAALGMFDLDAENKTRMLLSAMTGCTMLPLRRGMLSTEAEGISSFLCAGLA, from the coding sequence ATGACTCCCCGTACAAAAGCGCAAAATGAAGAAATTCGAAATCGGCGAGTTGCCGAAATCATTCATGCGGCGGCTGATGTTTATTTGGATAAGGGCATGCTGTTGGAAATTCGTGATGTTGCCCGCTTGGCTGGCTTAGGTTATGGAACGGTATATCATTACTATAAGAATAAAATAGACTTAATGCATGATTTGTTGTGGCAAGCTTTGGAGCGGAGTGCGGTGACTGTCGATCGATTAATTAATGAATCGCGGACGGCTTCCGGTGGGAGACTTCCATATACCGTGGAAATATCGGGAGTCATGACCGTGGCGAGGACCAAAGAAATAGAACATAAGCTCTGGCATGCTCTTGTTACAGATCTCTTGAAGTCGTGGGCGGAGGATCATGCCGCGTATTTGGTGTTCCAGCTTGGTAATGAGGATTACCGTCAGCTTCCCGAGGAACAGGCTTTGCCTCTAATTAAGGCATACCAGGAACATATTGTGATTCCTCTATCACATCTAATTGAACAGGGGGAATCAAGGGCTGCCCTAGGCATGTTTGACCTGGATGCAGAGAACAAGACGCGGATGCTGTTATCGGCGATGACCGGCTGCACTATGCTGCCTCTTCGGCGAGGGATGCTGTCCACCGAAGCGGAGGGAATTTCTAGCTTTCTATGTGCCGGACTGGCCTGA
- a CDS encoding tyrosine-type recombinase/integrase gives MRVQEVYINDTPDNTKVRYILLNSINETVLPVIRYLKYLDATGKSQNTLKSYCYHLKLYFEFLEIQEVDYQAADLQLLIKFISWLRSPYQSIDIKSIKPVNAKRKESTINIIVSCVVGFYEYLSRIDAGNPNIPDASKKASSPLGISYKPFLYHITKGKNIDKNVLKIKEPTRAIKTLSNGQISALNEACNNLRDKLLIHVLYEGGLRISEALSLWIEDFNISQNTITIRNSKTPSGVRTVYVTENTMNLFQDYIYTFHSDEVDSNFVFINLRGKYKGDPLKYSAVYSLVKRLRKKVNLDFTPHMLRHTYATELHNQGIDAAILQKLLGHSQVQTTIQLYVHPSDELIRGEWLRAQQKNKSKE, from the coding sequence ATGCGTGTTCAAGAAGTATACATTAACGATACACCCGACAATACAAAAGTTAGATATATTCTGCTTAACTCTATCAATGAAACGGTTCTACCTGTTATTCGTTATTTGAAATACTTAGATGCAACCGGTAAAAGTCAAAACACTTTAAAATCATACTGTTATCATTTAAAGCTATATTTCGAATTCTTAGAAATACAAGAAGTAGACTATCAGGCAGCAGATCTTCAATTACTAATTAAGTTTATAAGTTGGCTTAGATCCCCATATCAATCTATTGATATTAAGTCTATAAAGCCTGTTAACGCTAAGCGAAAAGAATCCACAATAAACATAATTGTATCTTGCGTAGTAGGATTCTATGAATATTTATCAAGGATTGATGCAGGTAATCCCAATATCCCTGATGCTAGTAAAAAAGCATCCTCTCCATTGGGAATATCCTACAAACCATTCCTCTACCATATTACCAAGGGCAAGAACATTGATAAGAACGTTCTGAAGATAAAAGAACCGACTAGAGCAATTAAAACGTTGAGTAATGGACAAATTTCAGCGCTTAATGAGGCATGTAACAATCTCAGAGATAAGCTATTAATACATGTACTTTATGAGGGAGGACTACGTATATCGGAGGCTCTTTCATTGTGGATTGAAGATTTTAATATCAGTCAAAATACAATAACAATTAGGAATTCAAAAACCCCATCTGGTGTTCGAACTGTTTATGTAACGGAGAACACTATGAATTTATTTCAGGATTACATATATACGTTTCATTCTGATGAGGTAGATTCAAATTTCGTATTTATTAACCTTCGTGGAAAATATAAGGGTGACCCCCTAAAATACTCAGCGGTATATTCACTAGTTAAACGATTAAGAAAGAAAGTCAATTTAGACTTTACCCCACACATGCTTCGACATACTTATGCAACCGAACTTCATAATCAGGGGATTGACGCTGCAATTCTTCAAAAACTATTGGGACATTCACAAGTCCAAACTACCATACAGCTTTATGTTCACCCTTCTGATGAACTCATTCGTGGTGAATGGCTAAGGGCACAACAAAAAAATAAATCCAAGGAATGA
- a CDS encoding NAD(P)H-dependent oxidoreductase, with protein sequence MTNTIQNTKQNIMEAFNFRHACKEFDPMKKISEDDFNFILETGRLSPSSFGYEPWKFIVVQNKELREKLLPYSWGAQGQLSTASHFVIILSRNIKDMHYDTAYIQHMMKDIIGLPEEAQQIRYEFFKTFQKSDFNLLDSERAVFDWASKQSYIALGNMMTSAAQIGIDSCPMEGFDKEKVDSLLREEGIVKDDHLEVSVMVAFGYRKGEPQFKKTRQTMDTIVEWI encoded by the coding sequence ATGACTAATACAATACAAAATACAAAACAAAATATTATGGAGGCTTTTAACTTTAGACACGCGTGTAAAGAGTTTGATCCAATGAAGAAAATTTCTGAAGATGATTTCAATTTTATTTTAGAAACAGGGAGATTATCTCCTTCTTCCTTTGGATATGAGCCTTGGAAATTTATTGTGGTACAAAATAAAGAGTTAAGAGAAAAACTATTACCCTATTCATGGGGAGCACAAGGACAGCTTTCAACAGCAAGTCATTTTGTCATTATTCTTTCAAGAAATATCAAAGATATGCACTATGATACAGCGTATATTCAACACATGATGAAAGATATTATTGGATTACCTGAAGAAGCTCAACAGATCAGATATGAATTCTTCAAAACATTTCAAAAATCGGATTTTAACTTGTTAGACTCCGAACGGGCCGTATTTGATTGGGCATCAAAGCAATCTTATATTGCTTTAGGTAATATGATGACGAGTGCTGCTCAAATTGGGATTGATTCTTGTCCGATGGAAGGATTCGATAAAGAAAAAGTAGACTCACTGCTTCGTGAAGAAGGAATTGTAAAAGATGATCATCTTGAAGTATCCGTTATGGTTGCATTTGGATATCGTAAAGGAGAACCACAGTTTAAAAAAACAAGACAAACTATGGATACGATTGTTGAATGGATTTAA
- the recG gene encoding ATP-dependent DNA helicase RecG, whose amino-acid sequence MNLHEIPVRQVSGVSALKAGELHAFGIFTVNDLIEYYPFRYEDYRLKSLTEVKDGDKITVQAKIMGVPVLQRYGRKSRMTCKMVAEDWMFTSTWFNRHFLRDQLVAGREIILTGKWDLKRNQLTVSDSEFPDKGVQRSGTVQPVYSIGGKITQSWIRKTIQQAMQQYGELIPEILPEGLLKQYDLMSRKRAIQRIHLPQDQAEGQLARRRMVYEELFLFQLKLQAYRAINHERMDGVAHIVENSIIREFVRSLPFELTDAQKQVELEILRDMRSPYCMNRLLQGDVGSGKTVIAAIALFAAVKSGHQGAFMVPTEILAEQHARSLAKMFEPFGISVGLLTGSVTGRKRKDLLASLQMGLTDVIIGTHALIQEDVFFRSLSLVVTDEQHRFGVNQRSVLRRKGFNPDVLTMTATPIPRTLAITAFGDMDVSTLSERPKGRKPISTYWVKHDMMDRVLGFISREISQGRQAYLITPLIEESEKLDVQNAIDLYVSMQQAFPDFRVGLLHGRMTPGEKDEVMRAFYANEVQLLVSTTVVEVGVDVPNATLMIIMDADRFGLSQLHQLRGRVGRGEHASYCVLIADPKTEVGQERMKVLTDTDDGFEVARRDLELRGPGDFFGTKQSGVPEFRIADMVSDFAVLEAARDDAARLVADASFWTSPEFEPLRGYLQREQVLQGEVID is encoded by the coding sequence ATGAATTTGCATGAAATCCCCGTAAGGCAAGTCAGCGGCGTGAGTGCTCTCAAAGCAGGAGAGCTTCACGCCTTTGGCATCTTTACGGTAAATGATCTAATTGAATATTATCCGTTTCGTTACGAAGATTATCGGCTTAAATCCTTGACAGAGGTTAAGGATGGCGACAAAATTACAGTTCAGGCGAAAATTATGGGAGTTCCGGTTCTGCAGCGTTATGGGCGTAAATCAAGAATGACCTGTAAAATGGTGGCCGAGGATTGGATGTTCACTTCGACATGGTTCAACCGCCACTTCCTTCGTGATCAATTGGTTGCGGGAAGAGAGATCATATTAACCGGGAAATGGGATCTGAAGCGTAATCAGCTTACAGTATCGGATTCGGAGTTCCCGGATAAAGGCGTGCAGCGGAGCGGCACCGTCCAGCCGGTGTATTCGATTGGCGGGAAAATTACACAGAGCTGGATACGCAAGACGATTCAACAGGCGATGCAGCAGTATGGGGAGCTGATTCCTGAAATTCTGCCTGAGGGGCTGCTGAAGCAATATGATCTCATGTCGAGAAAACGGGCGATTCAGCGGATCCATCTGCCGCAGGATCAGGCCGAAGGACAGCTGGCTCGCCGCCGTATGGTCTATGAGGAGTTGTTCTTATTCCAGCTTAAGCTGCAGGCTTATCGTGCGATTAACCATGAGCGGATGGACGGCGTTGCTCATATCGTCGAGAACTCGATAATTCGGGAATTCGTGCGTAGCCTTCCGTTCGAGCTGACGGATGCACAGAAGCAAGTGGAGCTGGAGATCCTGCGGGATATGCGCTCTCCTTATTGTATGAACCGCTTGTTGCAAGGCGATGTTGGTTCCGGGAAGACGGTCATTGCTGCGATTGCGCTGTTTGCCGCGGTGAAGTCGGGACATCAGGGAGCTTTTATGGTGCCTACGGAAATTTTGGCGGAGCAGCATGCCCGTTCGCTTGCGAAGATGTTCGAGCCCTTTGGTATCTCTGTAGGACTGCTTACGGGGAGTGTAACGGGCCGCAAGCGCAAAGATTTGCTCGCTTCCTTGCAGATGGGGCTGACGGATGTCATTATCGGTACTCATGCTTTGATTCAGGAGGATGTATTCTTCCGTTCGCTGAGCTTGGTCGTTACGGATGAGCAACACCGCTTCGGGGTGAATCAGCGCAGTGTTTTACGGCGGAAGGGATTCAACCCCGATGTACTGACGATGACCGCTACTCCGATACCGCGGACGCTGGCGATTACCGCTTTCGGAGATATGGATGTCTCTACGCTGTCAGAGCGGCCGAAGGGCCGGAAGCCGATTTCAACCTATTGGGTGAAGCATGACATGATGGATCGCGTGCTCGGATTTATTTCCCGTGAAATATCGCAGGGTAGACAAGCTTACTTAATAACTCCGCTGATTGAGGAATCGGAGAAGCTGGACGTTCAGAATGCGATTGATCTGTATGTGTCGATGCAGCAGGCGTTCCCGGATTTCCGGGTCGGACTGCTGCATGGGAGAATGACCCCAGGCGAGAAGGACGAGGTCATGCGGGCCTTCTATGCGAACGAGGTGCAACTACTCGTGTCGACCACGGTTGTAGAGGTCGGCGTAGATGTGCCTAATGCTACGCTGATGATCATCATGGACGCCGACCGCTTCGGCTTGTCGCAGCTGCATCAGCTGCGCGGCCGTGTAGGGCGGGGGGAGCACGCGTCTTACTGCGTGCTCATCGCCGATCCGAAGACGGAGGTAGGTCAGGAACGAATGAAGGTCCTGACCGATACGGACGACGGCTTCGAAGTGGCGCGCCGGGACCTGGAGCTACGCGGTCCCGGGGATTTCTTCGGCACGAAGCAGAGCGGCGTGCCGGAATTCCGAATCGCGGACATGGTCAGCGATTTCGCGGTGCTCGAGGCGGCGCGCGATGACGCCGCCCGGCTGGTGGCGGACGCGTCCTTCTGGACGTCGCCCGAGTTCGAGCCGCTGCGCGGCTATCTGCAGCGGGAACAGGTTCTGCAGGGTGAAGTGATCGATTAA
- a CDS encoding transglutaminase-like domain-containing protein, whose protein sequence is MEAFLQATALVDYTHPSIRQLITEKGWNELTEYEKIRQIYDYVRNQIKFGYNRGDDIPASEVLADGYGQCNTKSILLMALLRGARIPCRIHGFYIDKKMQKGALTGIIYTFAPANIVHAWTEVWFEGKWVALEGVIIDDPYLKQVQDRLCSYNGGYIGYGIAIKDKAGINLCWRGESTYIQSFSITEDLGYFDHPDEFFAKYNNVKAPVKKWLLNLLRKRINRQTDAIRKGSMK, encoded by the coding sequence ATGGAAGCATTCTTGCAAGCTACAGCTTTAGTAGACTATACCCATCCATCGATTAGGCAACTCATAACGGAGAAGGGATGGAACGAGCTTACCGAATACGAAAAAATTCGTCAAATCTACGATTATGTAAGAAATCAGATCAAATTCGGCTACAACCGCGGCGATGACATTCCCGCTTCGGAGGTGCTTGCTGACGGATATGGGCAATGCAATACCAAAAGCATTCTATTGATGGCGCTGCTGCGGGGCGCCAGAATTCCGTGCCGGATTCATGGCTTTTATATCGATAAAAAAATGCAAAAGGGCGCGCTTACCGGCATCATCTATACCTTTGCACCTGCAAATATCGTTCATGCGTGGACCGAAGTATGGTTTGAAGGGAAATGGGTAGCTTTGGAGGGTGTCATTATCGATGATCCTTATCTCAAGCAGGTGCAGGATAGACTCTGCAGCTATAACGGAGGGTATATCGGCTACGGAATTGCCATTAAAGATAAAGCGGGCATCAATCTATGCTGGCGCGGTGAGAGCACCTATATTCAGAGCTTCTCGATTACCGAAGATTTAGGGTATTTCGACCATCCTGATGAATTTTTCGCCAAGTATAACAATGTCAAAGCCCCTGTGAAAAAGTGGTTATTAAATCTGCTGCGCAAACGGATTAACCGGCAGACGGATGCGATTCGTAAGGGCAGCATGAAATAA
- a CDS encoding AraC family transcriptional regulator: MFTYYSTVMDGKEKLELHVFGFPYELILYFSRDHISFLTNKVDADDHSHHYIQFTVGLEQPVSITVEGQPIQASGLFLQSSVIHQLQGHQQWQWYMLINPESTLGELVKRAYLQDSNVCVLGQDQVDQLRQLATKQLYSITSQDDYNQSVRRFMQILRLQEQDHEFESDPDDRIGDVLLAIEMFPSHDLTVRALSQHMYISESRLSHIFKQKVGISLASYIVHHKLRTAFQAIFSGVSMTEAAVEAGFSSSSHFSKTVRDKLGMTARSIVQNSRFLKV, from the coding sequence ATGTTTACATATTACTCTACCGTAATGGACGGGAAGGAGAAGCTGGAATTGCATGTGTTTGGTTTCCCCTACGAGCTCATATTATATTTTAGTCGGGATCATATCTCTTTTCTCACGAACAAGGTAGATGCCGACGATCACAGCCATCATTACATACAGTTCACAGTAGGACTTGAACAGCCAGTGTCTATTACGGTGGAAGGACAGCCGATACAAGCTTCGGGACTCTTTCTTCAATCCAGTGTGATTCATCAATTGCAGGGGCATCAGCAATGGCAATGGTACATGCTGATCAATCCTGAATCAACCTTGGGAGAGTTAGTGAAACGGGCATATTTGCAGGATTCAAATGTCTGTGTATTAGGACAAGATCAGGTTGACCAACTGCGGCAGCTTGCTACTAAGCAATTGTATTCGATAACTAGCCAGGATGATTACAACCAGAGCGTAAGAAGGTTTATGCAAATTTTACGGCTGCAGGAACAGGATCATGAATTTGAGTCAGACCCGGATGACCGCATTGGTGACGTATTGCTCGCCATCGAGATGTTTCCGTCCCATGATCTGACGGTTAGAGCGCTCAGCCAGCATATGTATATTTCCGAGAGCCGATTATCTCATATTTTCAAACAAAAGGTAGGTATATCACTGGCAAGCTACATTGTACATCATAAATTAAGAACGGCATTCCAGGCGATTTTCAGTGGGGTATCGATGACAGAGGCTGCGGTTGAGGCTGGCTTCAGCAGTTCCTCCCATTTCTCCAAGACGGTTAGGGATAAGCTGGGTATGACTGCTCGCTCCATCGTGCAGAATAGCAGATTTTTGAAAGTGTAA